The region TGGAAATAAAAATGCGACCATCTGAAGCAAGGCATTTATAGCCTTTGTGAGAGGTAGAGTATCCAAGGAAAATGCACAGTTGAGATCTAAAATCAAGTTTATGAGAATTATAGGGACGAAGGAAAGGATAACAAGCACAGCCAAAGACTTTAAGGGTAGTATAGTCAGGGTTTTTGTGAAGTAATTTAAAATAAGGTGAGACATTGTCAAGTATAGGTGTAGGAAGTCTGTTAATGAGATATGCAGCTGTGACAAATGCATGATCCCAGAATTTTAAGGGAAGGGTGGACTGAGCAAGGAGTGTGAGGCCAGTCTCAACAATGTGCATGTGCTTACGTTCAACAAGGCCATTTTGGTGATGTGTATGGGGACAAGTGAATCTGTGAACAATCCCTAAATCTGTGAGATATTTGGTAAGAGGCCTAAACTCACCTCCCCCATCAGTTTGGACACATTTAATGGGACAATTGAACTGAAGTTCAACCATTTTTTTAAACTGAAGAAACTGAACCATGGTGTCAGACTTAAGTTTGAGAGGAAAAACCCAAACAAACCTAGAGAAGGCATCAATACAGGTTAGGAAATAGGTATAACCACTGGAAGATTGCATAGGGGCAGGACCCCAGAGATCACATACAACCAGCTCAAAAGGATGAGAGTAAACTGTGGTAGATAAAGAAGAAGGAAGTCTATGAGACTTGCCAATGCAGCAAGCATGACATAACTCAGCAGGGGGTTTAGATGGAAAGGACTGATTACACAGTTTGAAGATTTCAGTGAGGGCATGATGATTGGGGTGTCCCAGCCTAGTATGCCAAAGCACATATTTATTGGATGCAATAGAATTTGCAGCATTAAAGTGTGAGGAAGGTAAAACAGTACTGACAGAGTTTAGAGAAGGATTGAAAAAGGTACTTGTAACATTATAATTGCAAGATTCATTACAAGAAGACAAAGGATTTATAGTATGATTTGCAACCGATTCAGTACACTGAGATATAGAATCTATAACATCTGTCCTATAGGAACCATTACAATTGTATGCTGCAGGATAACTATGACTAGAACTATAAGAGGAAGAAGACTTGGACAACGGAGGAGCAGCTGGATTGGAGAATTTATAGAGGCCATCAGCACCAACAAGACCACTGAGTAAGACTTCAGAAGTAGCCTGAGATTTGACAACACAAAACTTAGGATGAAATTCAAAAAATACAGAATTATCTTGAGCAAATTTGCTCACACTCATAAGGTTTTTGGTGATGTGAGGGACATGTAAGAGATTGTTAAGAGTGAGAGATAGATGAGGTTTGTGAGGTAAGGGAAAAGACATAGAACCTACAGAGTTGATGGACAAACCTTGGCCGTTACCTATGAAAACTTGTTCAGTTCCAGGCACGGAGGCAGAGTCAGACACATTAGAGGCATCAGGAGTAACATGATGAGAAGCTCCTGAGTCAGGATACCACCACTGGTTTGCACTGCTAGCTTCAGTACCTGCATAAAAGGCTTGTGGTGCAGAAGATCTGGGAGGTGCAGCTCTGGGAGAAGCATAAGCAAGCGGCACAGGATAAACAGCACGAGGAGCCACGTGAAAAGGATTGAAGGGAGCTCGATGATGTGGATAACTAGCACCACTGGAATTGGCATAACGATAGTAGCATACAGAAGCATCATGACCAGGTTTGTGACAAATCTGACACGGTGATTTCCCAAAACGACCTCCTCCACGACCAAAACGACCACCACCGCGACCAGAACGACCACCACGTGCACCATAGGAATGATTTTCAGCATTAGCGGTGACGTGACTCGTTCCTTGAGGAAACGCCTCGGAGACGACTTGATCAGAAGCGCCTGGAGTAGGAGAAGGTGTTGCTTGAGTGAGATTGACCATCGCCGTCGCAGGTTCTGTAATCGCAGCTTTGCGATGCTTCTCCAATTGCGACTCATGAGCAAGCAAGGAAGACTCCAACTCTTCCAAGGAGCTAACGTCATCTTTGCTGTTGACGGCGGCGACAATAGAATCATAATCCTCAGGTAACGAATCGAGAACAATCTCAATTAGGTTACGAAGAGGAACGGGATCACCGATGGAGGTTAGCGACTCACTGATGTCACGAGAACGCGTCATAAGCTCAGTAATCGTTAGTGAACCCTTCGTAAGACGCCGGAGTTCTGAACGAAGTTGACGAGCCTTGGTGGAGAGAAGAACATCAAAGTAGCGATGAACTTCTGTCCACACCTGCCACGCATGCTTGCAGTCAACGAGCTTAGGAAGGAGAGCATCGGAGATAGTAGAGAGAAGCCAGGTGCAGATGAGAGCATCCTGCTGTTCCCACTCAAGAAACGCACTGTGAGATGCAGGATCTGAGGGAGACGGTGACGGAATCACCGGAACAGTGACAAAGCGTTGAAGACGATGACCACGGACGACGCCATCAATCTGCTGCTTCCACTGTTTGAAGTTCTTGTCGTCAAGCTTAACAGAAATTAGGTGAGAAAGTTTCACCTGAGAGGAAGGGAATAAAGATTCCATGGATCGGAAAAAAATTTAAGCTCCGGATACCATGATAGAATTAGGTAAAGAGAGAGAATGAAAAGAAACTCTCATTGTATTATATGATGAACAGTAATACAAGAGGCTACTATATATAGCCATGTAATCCAAAACAGAAAAGGTGTGAGGCGCATAACAAGCTAACAGCAACTATGCATAATTAATTACTTTCAAATGGTGCGCCATTATTGGGATGTTGTAGCACCAACACCTCTGATCAAAAGCATGAcaggtgtccgacacgtgtcaGTTAATAGAGTATATGTTAGAATAGTTTAGCCAAACAGTCCCTACTGGACTTGTAACAAACTAACTGACTATGCTGAGTCAGCACAATCCAGTTAGGCTATAAATATATACTCACATTCATGAGTATTGTAACTAACTTTCTCATTTGAGAAAATATCAATTACAGAAATGCAAAACTCTCCCTCTTGCTCTCTTCATCTTCCATTTTTCTGTGATTAAATTCAATTTATTCttttttcaaattattaccgATGTCAACGTGTCATTGTCGGTATCATGTCTATGTCAGGTACTTCTTAGCGTGGAATTCTTAAGCGAAAAGCATGATTTTCTGTCCGTTTACATTTTTTAAATTGGTGTTTTCATCCTACAGCTTTTCATCCAGGTACTGAAATTGTATCTATGATCCGACAAAGTTGTTACATTATATAAAGAATATTTTAGATTATTGGTTACATATTTTCTTGCAAAAGGAAATTGTATGTGCTAAAGTGACACCTAATACATAATAGAAAGACTTCATTGCAATTTGGGTCCTCCTTATGAAAATTGTCCTCCCATTTTTAAATCTTTAAGTTTTGAATCCTCCTTCAGATTTTTTGGACTAAAAACTAATAATGTAACATGTCTTAAATGATGTGGCATACGATATGATGATACGAAGTTATCAACACAACGCCAATgaaattacaaaaaaaaactTCTATAAAGCTTTTGTTTCAACTTCGAAAACTATTCATTTTCTgtaatttaattaattataagTAAATAATTAATTCATCTGAATGATTCTTCATCATCAGACTTTTTGTCACATCATTTAAAACATGTCACGTCACCATTTTTTAGTCCATAAATATGAGAAAGAGACAAAAATTGATGGATTTTAAAATGGGGACTAATTTTGTGATTGAGTAAAACTAAAAAGATCTAAACTGCAACTAAGCCTAATAGAAAAGAACAAGGTTACGAAACCGACTTCAATTGGTGCACTACAGTTGCATCATCTTGCCATTATAGTAATATACTTCTTAAACTTAAAGTGATTAACTAACACTCAAATACAATTGACCGCTCATCAAATCTTTCTTTTGGGCATAAATCTTTGAAATGCAAAATAGGTAAAAGCTTGAGAGCAATCAAAGTATGGTATGGCTCATGCAATCATCAAATCATCataaattatataaatttaaaaaGTAATTACTATCTGAATATGTATCGGCCAATAGACATGAATATTAACATCATAAATTTCCAGACTTCGTGAAACGGAATCTAGATCACCTGATTTTTCTATTTTCACTTCTTTATCTTTATTTCTTGTTGCCTTCAATATTGCACTTAGGACAATAGCAGCTCCATCGTCCATCCGTGCTCTTACATTCTCAACCAGTGCCTGGAAAATGAATATAATGTTTAGAATGCATTCTTCAAATAATAACATCCAGCAGAAAGCAAACAGAAAGCAAACAATTCCATCTAAGTTATACAAACATGATATCCATGAAAATACTATAATGTCTTACAACTAATATTAAAAAGAAAACCAACATCAACTAAATATTAACACGTGCCCTGTTGCCACAGTTAATATTTAAGAGAAAATAAAGTAGCATCAACAAAGAATAGTAATAAATGCTAAGCTGCTTTACACAAAGCATTACATAATGAACCTTTTAAAGAATCCCGCATTGGTTGAGATATGGCTTGAAGATatgtttataagtgggggcaacCCTCACCTTATAAGCCGGTTTTATAAGGTTGAGCTATGCTAAACCACAATTTTAAGATAACCAATCATGTTAATCCACACAAACCATATGATATCATTCCTTAGCTGATTCTGTAAGAAACTTTATGTTTGCAAGTTTTTATACCGGTAAAGGCAACATGAATCAGATCATAGCTTAGCTGATTTCATAGTCGGGCATTGAAATTAGGTTCAAATGAGATGAAAATAGGCAAGGTTGAGCTAGTCAGTATCCAGGCCTATAGAGGTGAAAATAGGCAAGTTGAGCTAGTCTTTGCAAAGACTAAACCTGACTTGATAAAATATTTGCACTGCACCTGGCATTACCATAGCATCCTGGCATTACCTGACTTTATATCCAGATTGTTATTGTATTGTTACAACTTGCAAATAGAGGTGAAAATAGGCAAGGTTGAGCTAGTCTTCGCAAAGACTAAACCTGACTTGACAAAATAATTCAAGACCCAAGTCTGACTTGTTACATTACATGTCATAGCTTTCTTTTTGGGGTCTAATTATGGCCTTTTTAAAATCTCGTTATGGCATGTTAGTCTGTTTAAAGGTCTATTTCATATTAATTTCTTTAAATAAGCAATCTGGCTGACCTTTAAAATAGACTAACAAGCTAATAGGCTACTGAGATTTAACAACACATTTTAGAGATTATGACTATGCGATCTTACTTCAATTAcattttataataatatttagaTATGTCAAAAACTTATGTAAGCTAATATGCTTAAAGTAATGAAAAGGTTTTAACACTGTACAAAATCCAAAATATCtaatataataataacaatagtaatataaaaatattatatatatttattaaGTAGGTTGCCTGATAGGCCTAGAAGGCATTTCTGTGGCATGACGTCTGGCATCTTTAGCTAAATAAGTTTCTAGATAAGTTTAAACCTTTTCtcttttattaaaaaaaaaatctagCTTGGCATGGGATTGAAGTAGGCTAGACCATAGGCCCCGTCGCTTGGCCTGGCCTATTACCACCCTACTTGTAAACGGCAGTGTTGCATTTATAAAGGCTAAGAATGGATTTAAATTCTATCAGGCTTCTTCATATAAACCATTTGTATTTATAATTCACAACATTTAACTATATTGGCATCCCTCTCTCAGCTTGTTGAATTATTATAAGTTTTGTTTACcaaaagtgaaaaacaaaatcACGAGAAAAACTAAATCTGGGTGGGTAGCAATGGCATGCAGTTCAAATAGGAAATTATAGTAAAACGAACCTTGTCCCTGAGATGACGCGTGAACTCCTCAAAATTTGCACGCCAAAGAATTAAGTCCTCTTTTGCTGCACCAAATTTTATATCCACGTTTAAAATATCACAAGCAAAATAATAAGTCCACTCAGGTCTCACACAAGATACAAGAGTCTTACCATCAGTTTCTGCAACGCTTGTATCAGCTGGATTTGTTTCTCCATCACTATTACAACCTATATCTGCATTGAGTGAAAATCTAATCATATCCCCACGCACTGCAGCTTCTATAACACGTTGTTCTTTTGTTTCTGGTGCTTTGAAATTCTATAGGTCACAAATGATGAAATCGAACAGCATCAGCAAAAATCTTATTCAGATTACAAGAGTGAACACAATGTAGTGGCATTGTCAATCAAAATGATGAACGATGGCATAAAAATCTCATTAATTATCTACTTTCCAACACTTCTTTTTTTATGCAAACGATGAACCATAAGCCTGCCTGTAAAAACCTAACCAGGAAGCATTTAATGAAGCATCAACTGTGTAGAGTACTAGAATGAATTAACTAGTAAATTTAATTCATTGCTTGAATTTTCATAATCAGCCTTCATGTCTAATTGATGCTACAGAAAAATGATAATCATGGGTGTTACTAGCAGAGATAGTTACTACATATTTCCTTGCTCAAAAGTTAAAAGAAAAATAAGTAAAAGGTTAAAATGTAAACACATTTTATATGATAAAGACAAATCACAAAAATTAGAGAGAAATGAAGATAATGaatctcccaaaacaaaataaCATAATCAAACACAATAGGGAAAAAAGAGAATATTAATCCAACAAAGCTTTGTGATTCCTCAACATAACTGTTAGGGACTGAAACCCCATTAGAAAGGCCCTGTGCTTTATACAAATTAGATGCCAAATGCCTGGTTTTATCCCAAATCATTGATCAAGGACAATCCAACTACTTATAGAAATTGAGACAAGTATACAATTACCTGGGCCCCCTTAGCACCACGCTTCTTAGTAATAATTTCTCTTTCAACTACCCTAGCCTCAGGGAGTGGGCAGCGCTCAACATATCGAGCCATCAGAAGTTTAAGAAGGCTCTCTCGTACAGCAGCTGCAGCCGCTGCATTTTCTGAAAGTGAAAACACATGATTTGAGAAGGACAGATTGAGGAGAGGAGTCACTATTTTGTGACATATAGTTAAGCTGGAGAACTTTGAATTACAGTACTCTCTCGACATATAAATATGAGCCAAGTAAAACACGTGCCTTTTCCTTGACTTTCTCTGTCAACCATTTGTTTCATGTTAAGTCTACCATCGCGGAGCAAACCCTCAAAAATTTTTGCACACTGCAAAACAAGTGGAAAAATCCTCTCAGCATTTTAAGCCTTAAATCGAAAAGCTTCAAAGAAAAGCAAGGATCAAACCAACTTTGTCATCAAGATCCCCCGACACTATCTCCATGAATTTCGGAAATCTCAGTCGATGGAGTATGTTATCAAACAACACCATGTATTCTGTCTTAACTCTCGACCCATCATCATCACCACCTGCATTTATATTTATCCAGAAAAATCATCACCACGTCACTTATCATCCACTAACAGAGCATAATTTAATAGCAAATACATATAATTCATCAAACTATGACATATCATCAACACCAAGGTTTTAAATTATAGTCAGCAACAGCATCTGTAGACGCAATATAAAAGATCTTTGAGTTCTCCGCAATCGCAACCGCAATTTCAACAGCATTTTCAAAATTTTACCGCACCGAAACCGCAATTTAAAATCATGATTTgttttatataattttattttacTCCAACATATTCATTGCTAATAAAAAGAGGAATAAAGCATAACATTGATAAATTACCTTCTGCAACAAAAGCCTGGACACAATTATGTTGAATCAATACAAGCAATGAGTTCTTAACATGCTCCGAGGAAAGTTCCGTGTATCGAATAGCCAGGTCCAAAGTGAGAGCTCCATGGTTAAGCAGATTTTCGCAAACTTTCTGAAAACACAAAAATCAACAATATGTTAGTTAAAAATCAGCGATAAAGGAGAAGAAGAGGTAGAGAGAAAGGGTTAGAGAGTGATACAGCGACGATTTTGCCGAAGTGGTTGGTGATGAGGTAAACGGCGAACTTGATTCCCCACTGCGAAACCATTTCGTTGCCAGAGAAACGGCGTTGAGGGGAGATTGAAGAGAGAAAGGCGCGGGAAGGGACTTAGGGCTTTTGAGTTCTGTGATACTTTCTGGATAGCTATATTATTAACCTAGAACCAAGACCTAACTATTTTTCAGTAGTTAAGTGGTAAGGCTTTTGATCTCAGCTTAGTTGATCGCGAGATCGATTCTTGAATATGCGAAagttgatttttttttaaaataaccaaacttttcaaaaaaaattctaaaataaccaattttttttttaaaaaaaaaaccaaaataattAAATTTGATAGATAGAGGATGCGCCAATGTCTCTAGCGCCTGTGTGTATTTTTAATGGTGAGTGTAtgccaattcatctggcgcatacaccccctcctattatttttttaatttttttattttattttaatttttttagttatttaattttttaaaatttttttatttttaatatttaatatttattatttaatacataagaaataataatgaaaaaaaatcaTTAAATATGTAATAATTTGTTACATTGGATAGACAAAAAACTAATGACTCGCCCGATTATAATGTCCTACGGTTCCATATCTCGGTGCGTTcgtttgtctccgaggtctcccacgattttcttgaggtgtttgtggtctttgggtgTTGACCTGATCGAGTCATGGCCGGTTGGAAGGTCCGGCGGAAGTTCTggcggtatttgacagatgtgtcatcatttgctcccaatatccaGAGGGGCTttggccaacggcgcttccgtaatggagttcgttgcccatgtcatcgtagttagggcgttggggttgggtgaattggggacggtatagttgcccaaattgggtcaTTGAGTCGTTTTGAAAACGAAACAATGGTTCTTagggcgtactatagttaaacagtGGTTGGGTGTTTATTGGTGAAGAGCTACGATGAAGTGACCtatatgaatcatctgggctgtagacggttgtggttgcgaggtttgattcttggttttgtgtttgggtgggtggtatgaatggattgcgacgttggatggttggttgttgggtggttggcatgaacgggttgcgatgttgggtgtgtgattgttgtgtgtatgtggtcggttgatgttgtgtagttggttgttgggtttgggtgggttcacattggtgttgggtgggttcacattggtgttggatggtgaattgatgtggggcatacgatgacgaagcaagttggtGCGGATCCATCAAATACTGCGGCTCGgatacaaattgttgagttgttacagacctaaaccatgtcatatattgttgagtcggtcttgcaccttggatgactggttcgttcaagatgtgttgtcgtcgattcctccattgacgacacatgtcttttgcaaagtctctccagtcagaataatcccattttgcatcgacccttttttgatgccaaatccccaaacacgtgggagattctggaatctgttgtagcattcCGAATTGCAATTTGAcccggtcactttggtgcatttccactgtagtgaatcggataatcggtgtcttcgttgtccaaactgcagcatcgtcgtggttcacatcatgattcagactcag is a window of Lathyrus oleraceus cultivar Zhongwan6 chromosome 6, CAAS_Psat_ZW6_1.0, whole genome shotgun sequence DNA encoding:
- the LOC127092144 gene encoding uncharacterized protein LOC127092144, which codes for MVSQWGIKFAVYLITNHFGKIVAKVCENLLNHGALTLDLAIRYTELSSEHVKNSLLVLIQHNCVQAFVAEGGDDDGSRVKTEYMVLFDNILHRLRFPKFMEIVSGDLDDKCAKIFEGLLRDGRLNMKQMVDRESQGKENAAAAAAVRESLLKLLMARYVERCPLPEARVVEREIITKKRGAKGAQNFKAPETKEQRVIEAAVRGDMIRFSLNADIGCNSDGETNPADTSVAETDAKEDLILWRANFEEFTRHLRDKALVENVRARMDDGAAIVLSAILKATRNKDKEVKIEKSVPLPPDTIFSEVIKTENGRTMTIDRVKAALVQLGCSNQMLYEYVVDLKHIIRWARNEEVESIVLKRYGRDAYRMFRHLSKENQFCPTDKLADATLVEKKEAPKLLYKLWKENYLHMEKLSVTGGNTKPVSILMWKVNQPLLWEHVLDEMYHGALNLKLRMASEQEKEEEIINTPKAKINESVPLLKKYKRLQNVLLLLGSSLMKLDDAIMLFHDF